The following nucleotide sequence is from Acinetobacter equi.
ATCACTTAAACAGAATACAACAGCGTCACGGAGACGATAATGCACAAATTATTGTACTGCTCGACTCAATCAGGCTATTCAGCCCAAATTGGTGATGGTGTTATTTCTCAAGATTTGGAAGGTGGTGCACCACGATTTAGACGAGCCTTAAAAGGCACATATCACACAGCATCGGTGCAATGGGTTGTTAAAGAAAAAGGCTATCAATATTTGATGGCTTTTTATCGTGTGTGGGCAAGAAACCCAAATCAACGATTTTTAGCAAAACTTTGTATTGATAATGCGACTGTTGAAGACTACCAGTGTTATTTTTCAGGAACTCCAAAGCTAAATAATAAAGATGGTGGTGTTTATACGGTTTCGGCTGAACTTCGAGTTAAACCACTCAATATCAATCCTGATATGGATGATTTAATCGTCAGTGCTGGTGATGAAGGTGTGGATCTAAATGAACTTTGGAATCCGCTTGAAAAACTAGTCAATGAAAGCCTACCTGATGCATTGGAGAAACTATGACGGATTACACAGCATTTTTTCTTAATAATTCAGGTGGGGTTGTTCAACTTGAATGCCTTGAAATATCACACCCAAGTTTTTCTAAAACCTTTCGTTATATTCGGAATGATGAAGATGGGATGATTATTGGTGGTCTTTCCTATAAGTACCAACCTATGTCAATCAAACGATCTAATGTGACGAATGATTTAGAGCAACGGTTATCTATTACGCTTGCTGATATGGAAGATGAATTTATGAATGCGATTGAAAACATTCGTACTTCATCTAGTCCAAGAGTAAAACCAAAGATTGTTTTTAAAATCTATCGTGATGATGATTTATCAGCACCAATGATTGAAATGCAAACTTTGGAAGTTCCAACAATATCTAAAGACAGCACAGGGCTTGTGACATTTGATGCTCAAGCACCTGAATTGAACGCAGTTAGAACAGGTCGCCTTTATACCTTTGAAGATTATCCGTTATTACGTGGAATTTAAGGCAAAAAAAACCCACTGTATGCTCTCATATACAATGGGTCGTGTAAGAATCTTAACTATTCTTGGGGGTGTTAAGATTGAATTAAATCTTAGCAATAACCATGGAAGAATTTATGTAGGTAATATTGCTGAATTGTTTATTCATGTAATTTTCAAGTGAAAAATATTATGTCTATCGACAACTTATTAGATCGTACATGGTCCAAAGGCTACACATGTAATGAATTTGCTTGTGAAGCGTGGAAGCAAATTACAGGTAAAGACTTAAGCAAACGGATTTATAAAGTATTAAACGGTAAAGGTCGATTTAAAAGACTGGAAGAACCTATTTCGCCTTGTTTGGTTTTATTTAAAAACGATGATCGAAGCCCTACTCATGTAGGGCTTTTTTATTGCGACAAACTTTTGCATTTAACGCCTCGTGGTGTGCAATTCATACCACTTGAAGTGGTAGCTATGCACTTTAAAGAAGTGAGATATTACACATGAAAAAAGTCATCATCATACGTGATCAGTTTGCTAAAGATAAAATCGAAGCTTATGTTGATGATGTGTGTAAGTATTTGGCTGAACAGTTTGATGTATTCCCTGAAAATGCACAGATTTATCATAATCAGATTTCTGAACAAACAAATATCACACCTAAAACAGAAGCAGATATTGAGCGTTTAAAACAATTAGATGGTGTATTTTGGGTTGTGATTCACCCTGCTTGGTGGATGGTTGTCTTTTGGGTGGTTACCGCTGTTATGGCGGCATATAGCGTATATATGATCGCTACAATGCCCAAACAAAATGGACAAGGTTCTGTCGGCTCATCAAATAACGAACTGGCAAATCGATCTAATAAAGCGCGAGTTAAAAGTCGGATCCCTGATATTTTTGGTACTGTTCTTTCATTCCCTGATCTGATTGCGGAAATCTATACCTATTATGAAAATGGCATTGAAATTGAAGAATGTCTAATGGTTATTGGCCGTGGATATTATGATGTTCATGAATGTAAAGATGGCGATACTGCAATTGAGGGAATTGAAGGTGCTTCAATCAGTGTTTATGATCCGAATGTATCAATCACTAGCAACACAACAATTTATCGTACAGGCACAGCATTCACTACGGCACCAAGAGCTGTAAGAAAATCAGATGCCATCAATGGTCAATCTTTAGTACAGCCAAATGATTTAAGCCTTGAGTCCAGTTCATTATATTTTATGACTGGTGGTGTGATTAGAAGCACAGCAAATATCGATTTCACTACTTATTTTAAAGTAGGTGATGGCATTGCAATTACTGGTGCTGCTTTCGGGATTAATGATGCTTCACTTTCAGGTACGGCTGTATTAACGCCTGATTTTAAAGTTATTGTGCAAAGTAGTGTTGATATTGAGGCTTATGATGCCTACAAGGGATTATTACTCAATGGTGCCTTATTTGAATATATTGTTGAAGAAACTACTATTGATCCTGAAACAGAAGAATCTACAACTGTTGTGGTAGAGCGAGCAACTCGTGATGCATCTGGTCAGTATGAAGTGAGTAGTGTGACTCGAATTCAAAGTGGTTCGATTTATACCTACACAATTCAATTATCTAATCCAAAACAAGTAAATTACAGTTGGAATGATATTTCTGAAAATCAAACGATTAGTGCAGGTATTACACTTAATCTAAATGCTAATTCCATGACACTTGATGATATTTACTCTATCAGTGCGATTAGCTCAACTCAAATTACTCTTGCAAATGCTGCTACCGTAAATGCCGAATGGTTGAAACTTCCAACAATGTTTAATGGTAGTACACAAGGCAGACAAGCCAATGTTGATTTAGAAATTGTGGCCAATAAATGGGTTGGTTGGTTTAACTTAGATTTTGATCAAGCTACACAAGCTGTATTTAATGTGTATGCACCGCAAGGGATGTATGCAACAACAGATTCAGGTGGTGAGCGAGAAGCTGGTTGTACAATCACGGTGCAATATCAAATGCTTGATGAAAATAAAAATCCAGTGGGTGAAATTGTCACAAGGGAATGGGAGATTTGGAATAAAACCAAATCAAGTTTTGGGCGTACAGCTCGTTATGAT
It contains:
- a CDS encoding host specificity factor TipJ family phage tail protein; the protein is MKKVIIIRDQFAKDKIEAYVDDVCKYLAEQFDVFPENAQIYHNQISEQTNITPKTEADIERLKQLDGVFWVVIHPAWWMVVFWVVTAVMAAYSVYMIATMPKQNGQGSVGSSNNELANRSNKARVKSRIPDIFGTVLSFPDLIAEIYTYYENGIEIEECLMVIGRGYYDVHECKDGDTAIEGIEGASISVYDPNVSITSNTTIYRTGTAFTTAPRAVRKSDAINGQSLVQPNDLSLESSSLYFMTGGVIRSTANIDFTTYFKVGDGIAITGAAFGINDASLSGTAVLTPDFKVIVQSSVDIEAYDAYKGLLLNGALFEYIVEETTIDPETEESTTVVVERATRDASGQYEVSSVTRIQSGSIYTYTIQLSNPKQVNYSWNDISENQTISAGITLNLNANSMTLDDIYSISAISSTQITLANAATVNAEWLKLPTMFNGSTQGRQANVDLEIVANKWVGWFNLDFDQATQAVFNVYAPQGMYATTDSGGEREAGCTITVQYQMLDENKNPVGEIVTREWEIWNKTKSSFGRTARYDLPSKGSFRFRLAKTYAKQNNRPVTEVKIKSVYATYASSKRNYPDVTVLRLKTVATDGALSVKERKLNCLVTRKLKTDGTGALVATRDAGQALINMALDQYVGRRSSSELDIAQIKSEIQKVKNYFGSDVATEFNYTFDDDNLSFEEMAGMVASACFCETYRYGNKLRMKFEGPQDNSVLLFNHRNKVPGSEKRTFSIGIDKDYDGVELEYTSPDDDLKTTYSIPEDGSARNPLKITTSGIRNHAVAKTRAWREWNKLLYQNLSCEFDALDESNLLVRNDRILVADNTELKTRDGQVEYVDGLTLKLSQFIEDPYSKQFGNVEIMEGKTYYIYLQMQNATIDMISCVAGNEPDEVILSRAPLQSLVIDEDRYIKTTYLLVEAQEADKQAFLLTEASPNDEMTNKLTCINYDSRYYEKDKAFI
- a CDS encoding DUF1833 family protein, coding for MTDYTAFFLNNSGGVVQLECLEISHPSFSKTFRYIRNDEDGMIIGGLSYKYQPMSIKRSNVTNDLEQRLSITLADMEDEFMNAIENIRTSSSPRVKPKIVFKIYRDDDLSAPMIEMQTLEVPTISKDSTGLVTFDAQAPELNAVRTGRLYTFEDYPLLRGI